In the genome of bacterium, the window ACCTCTCTTAAAAGAAAAAATCTAAAGGGGTCAACACCATATTCTTTAATAAAATATTCAGGAGAAATAATATTACCCTTTGACTTTGAAATTTTTTCTTTTCCAGAAATCCACCATCCGTGAGCAAATATTTTTTTTGGTTGGGGTAATTCAAGAGCAAACAAAATGGCAGGCCATATGATATGATGAAATCTCATAATATCTTTACCAATTAACTGGACATCCGCTGGCCAGTATTTTTTGAATGTTGTCTCATCATAGAGATATCCAATTCCGCTTAAATAGTTTAAAAGAGCATCAAACCATACATAAATTGTATATTTTTCTTCAGTTGGTGATTCTATACCCCATAAAACATTTTTTCTTGTTATACTTATATCTGATAGTCCATTTTTTATGAAGTTAAGAACTTCATTTTTTCTGAAATCAGGTTTAACAAATTCGGTGGTCTCAATCATATTTTCAAGCAATTTCTGATATTTTGAAAGTTTAAAAAAATAAGAAGATTCAGAAATTTCAGATACGGGTCTTTTACAATCAGGACATAAAGGCTGGTTTTCATTTTCAACATTAACATAACTTTCACAGTGAATACAGTAATACCCTCTGTATTCACCTTTATAAAGGTCTCCCTTTTCTAAAAGTTTTTTAAAAACTTTTTTTACAACTTCTTCATGTTGCTTTTCCGTGGTTCTTATAAATCTATCATAAGAAATGTTCATTTTTTTCCACATATTTTTAAATGTTTCTGAAACTCTATCAGCAAGTTCAATAGGTGTCAATCCTTCTTTTTTTGAAGTTTCATAAATTTTCTGTCCGTGTTCATCCGTTCCTGTAAGAAAAAAAACATCAAATCCCTTCATTCTATAAAACCTTGCAAGACAATCTGCCGCTACTGTTGTATAGGTATGTCCTATGTGTGGTTCTGCATTAACATAGTATAATGGAGTTGTTATATAAAATTTCATTTTTTTTCTACCTTTTCCTTTTTATAAAATTCATCTTCGTAATTTAAACAGCATAACAATCTTCCACACAACCCTGTTATTTTATTCATATCAAGTGGTAGTTTTTGATTTTTAACCATTCTCATCGTAATTGATTCAAACTGTTTTAAAAAAGTAATACAACACAATTCTCTTCCACAAATTCCATATCCTCCTTTAATTTTTGCTTCATCTCTTAAACCAATCTGTCTCATTTCAATTCTGCAATTAAAAATTTTAGCAAGGTCTCTTACAAGTTTCCTGAAATCAATTCTTCCATCTGCCCAGTAATAAAAAGTAACTTTAGTTTTATCATAAGAAAAATCAGCATCAATCAATCGCATTGGCAGATTATAACTTTTTACTTTTTCCAGACATATATTAAATGCTTCTTTTCTTTTTTCATTATTTTCCTGAATTATAATAAAATCTTTCTCATTTAATTTTCTCAATACTTTGCCTGAAATTGTTGGTGAAAAAATTGTTTTAGGTTCAAAAATCTTATAAATTTTACCGTAATCTACTGTTCCCTGAGTATACTCCACCAGAACAAAATCCTTTACTTTAACATCCACTTCACTATGCAACTTAAAATACAGATTTTTTTCCACCTTTCTGATTTCTACTTCTGCAATTCTATCCATTTTTCAACCTCTTCAATTATAAGTTTTTCTTCAATTGTAACTTCTTTTAGTTGTTTTGCTTTTTGAAAGTAATATTTAAACTTATCTTCATTACCTATTTTTTTATAAAATTTTGCGATTTCAAGATTATATAATTTTTTATTCGGATATTTTTCCAAAACTTTCAGATACATTTCTTCTGCTTTCTCATAATTTCCTTTAGATTCATAAATATAAGCAAGACGTCTATAACTTTTTACTAAATACGGATTTAGATGAATTGATTTTTCATAATTTAATATTGCTTGTTCAAAAAATTCATCTTTTTCTGTTAACCGCCACATATATGTGTATAAATTTCCCTTTTCAAAGTAAACTTCAAAGTTTTTATTATACTGATTTTCTGCATAATCAAGTAAATATAACTTTACATCCAGATTTTCTTCTATTTCACTATATCTTCTATATCTCTCTGAATTTTCAAATTTTGAGAGTTCAAAAATGTTAAATGCATATAAAATAATAATAAAACATAATAAAGGTTTTGTCAATCCTTTAATTTTAAATTTATCTTTATATTCATAAAAACCACCAAAAATGAAAAATAAAATTGCAACTGATGGGTCAGAAAAATCAAAATCAATTAAATTATGAAGAAAAAAAGTAAGTAGAAGATAAAAAACTCCGTTGCTTAAAAAATCCTTTTTTCTCTCTTTTAAAGGATTTAATATTATAATAAACAAGAATGACATTAAAAAAATCACTCCTATAAATCCATTTTCAGCAAATGTTTCTATTAAAAAATTATGAGCATGTGCTGCTTCAAGACCCTCAGGTGATTTATATTTTAAAAAATAATATCTGAAATTCTCAGGACCTACTCCCATAAAAATATTTTTTTGAATAATTTTCATACTACCCTTCCAGTAAGTTATTCTATCAAGTAAAGAATGTATATGAGGAAGAACTTTAAAATGATATCCAAGATATAAAAATAAAAATTCAAAAAATATAAGAAAAGTTAGTATTCTTTTAAACTTTTTTTCGTTAAGTAAAAGTTGTAATAAAATGATATGGGAAATAAAAAGGAAAATTAAAAGGCCACCCATAGATTCTGTAAAAATTAAATTTATAAAACACAGAAGAAAAAGAAGAACAGAAAAAATTTTAAAGTATTTTTTATCCTCATTTAGAAAAAGAAAGAACAGAAATGGCATAATTGAAATAAGAAAAGAAGCGTAAATATTAGGATAAACAAATGTTGAATAAATTCTATTACTCTCCATTCTATCAAAAAAAGTTGGAGAGAGATATTTTAAAATTTCAGGATTTTGTTCTAAACTTTCCTGACTTTGAAGATATTTTCTTGTTGCTTCAATACCCCAGAATCTTTGATAAATTCCGTATAAAGTTAAAGTAAAAACAGTAAACAAAATAATATAAATTAAAACGCTCTTTTCTTTATCCCTAAATATATTTCGCACCAGAAAAAATAGACACAGATATGAGACAATATATGAATTATATCTTATACCTGTTCCTTTTATTTCTGAAAGGAAAGACGAAATTATTGAAAAAAATGAAAAAAGTAAAATTAAAACTTCAACATAAGTAAATTCAAGTTTTTGAAAATTTAGTAAAGTGAAGACAATAAATAAAAGAAAAATTGAAATTGTAAAGAAAAGATTGAATTTTGGATAAGTAATACCATCAAAAAGGAACCTACAAAATATAAGAGAAGATAGAATATAACAGTATATTTTATTTATGATTTCCTTTTTTTTCATTTAATAAACCTGTAATTTCTTTTAAGTTTTCTTTCCCTGTTTTCTTTAAGAATTCTCTCAAACTTTCAATAACTTCATCTATAATCTTTGTATTTGTGAACAAACCGCTTCCAATACCAACGGCTGATGCTCCTGACAGAAAATATTCAACTGCATCCCTCCCTTCTGTAATTCCACCAATACCAATAATTGGAATGTCAACAACTTTATAAACTTCGTAAACACATTTTAATCCAATTGGTTTTATAGATGAACCTGATAACCCTCCATTAATTACTCTCATTTTTTTAATATCAACACCTAAACCCCTTACAGTGTTAATAAGAGCAAGTATGTCAACTCCTCCTTCTTGGGCAGCAATTGCAATTTCTGTAATGTCAGTAACATTAGGTGAAAGTTTTGCTATAAGAGGAATATCTGTTTCATTTTTTATTTTTTTTATAAGTTTATGGGTTAAATTCGCATCCTGAGAAATCATTTTCTGATTTTTTTCAAAATTTGGACAGGAAAGATTTAATTCTATTGCATCAATATTTTCTTTATTTAAAATTTTAATAATATCAATGAATTCTTTCTCACTTCTTCCTGTAATACTCACAAAAACTCTTTTAAATTTTTTTCTTATAAAAGGAAGAATGTTTTTGGTAAAATAAAAAACTCCTGGATTTTGAAGCCCTATATTATTTATCATCCCTGAATATGTTTCATATATTCTGGGTTGAGGATTTCCACTCCATGGTTGATAAGTAATTGTTTTTGTTGTAATGGCACCTATCTTTTCAAAATCAATAAAGTCAAGTTTTTCAGTACCGTATCCAAATGTTCCACTTGCCATTATAATTGGAGAATCAAGTTTTATCTTTCCAAGTTCTACTTTTAATTTTTTTATTCCCATATTATTTTTTTACCATCAAAAACAGGACCATCTTTACACACCCTTTTGTATTCCCATTCTTTATTTTCTTTAACTTTTACAACACAACCATAGCATAAACCCATTCCACAAGCCATATAATTCTCCAGAGAAATGAAAACAGGTAATCTATCAGAATATAATGAAATTTTTTTTAAAAGAGGTTCAGGTCCTGCTCCATATAAAATTTCAAAACTATTGTATTTTTTAAATACTGTAAAAATATTTCCTTTCTCACCAAAACTTCCATCATCTGTAGAAAAAATATAATTTATACCCGCAGGTAGTAAATCAAAAAATATCTGATTTTTATTTCTTGCTCCGTAAAAAAAATATACCTCATTAATTTTTTTCAATTCCTCTGATAGAAAGATCAAAGGAGCAACTCCTGTTCCACCTCCTATAAGAGCAACTTTTTTATTTTTAAAAACAGGAAAAGAATTACCAAGAGGTCCTAAAACATCAAGAAAATCATTCTTTCTTTTCTTGCTCAACTTCTCCGTTCCTATCCCTACAACTTTATAAATTATACTTATTGAGTTTTTTGTATATTTAGCAACTGAAAAGGGTCTTCTTAAAAAATTATTTTCTATTTTTATATGAATAAAATTTCCCGGCAAAAACACATCTTGGAATTTATTTTCAATTTCAAGTAAATAAAAATTTTCAGTCAATTCTATATTTTTTATAATTTTACAGATTTCACTTTTCATTTATTTTATGATAACATTTTTCAAAGATTTTTACTAACTTAAAAAAGGAGGAAAAAATATGGATATTAAAATAGGATTTATTGGATGTGGTGGAATTGCAAGAGCCCATATGTTGCGATTATCTAAAATTGAAGGAGTGAAATTTTCCGGTATGTGTGATACAGATGAAAATGCTGCAAGAGAATGTGCAAAAATATATGGAGGAAATGTATACACTGATTTTAAAAATATGTTTGAAAATGAAAAAATAGATGCCTGTTTTATATGCGTTCCTCCTTATGCTCATACAGGACAGGAAGAAGAATGTATTGAAAGAAGTATACCTTTTTTTGTAGAAAAACCCATACATTTGAATTTGGAAAAAGCAGAGGAAATTGCTAAAAAAATAGAAAATAAAAAATTAATAACATCTGTAGGATATGTACTGAGATATTTTGATATTATTGAAAAAATGAAAAAATTGACTGAAACAGAAAAAATTGGGATTGTCAGGGGTAGATATTACGGAGAGGTCCCTGGAGCAGGAAGAAAAAGATGGTTAATAAAAAAAGATATGTCAGGCGGTCAGTTAATTGAACAGGCAACTCATACGGTTGATTTGATGAGATATTTCTGTGGAGATGTAGAAGAAATTTATGCATACAAATTTGAAGGAATTAATAATAAAATTTTTAAAGAATATGATGTTGAAGATGGTTTAACAATGATTTTGAAATTTAAAAATGGAATTATCGGAAATCTTACATGCACATGGTTATGGAAAGGTTTTGAAAGTGATATTGAAATTATTGGAAAAGATGTGATTTTCTTTTATAAGGGTAATACTATTGAAATAAATAAGGGAGATAGAAGCGAAAAGTATATATCAAATGTTGACCCGATGTATCAAGAGGACTTTGCATTTATAAAAAGCGTTTGGGAGAAAAATCCTGAACTTATAAAATCAGATTATAAAGATGCATTAAAAACATTAAAAATAACTTTAAAAGCACATGATAGTATATTAAAAAATCAACCTGTTAAACTGTAAGATTAAAATTTCCATTTAACTAAATTAATAAAAACATTAGGTAAATAAAATTCAAAAACATAATTGACTAATCCTTCAAGAAAATATTAAAATACAATTGATGAAAGTGATAATTTTTGTTATTTTCAGTTATTTTGTAGGTAGTATTTCTTTTGCATATCTATTCACTTATTTCCTCACAGGACAGGATATAAGAACTATTGGAACAGGAAATCCCGGGGCAGCTAATGTTGCAAGAACCTTAGGGAAAAAATGGGGCATTATTGTCTGGTTGGCTGATACAATAAAAGGTGTATTTCCAATGTTTCTTGCGAACAAATATGGAATTACAAATTTTATACTTCTTACTTTAATTGGTTCTTCTGCTGTAATAGGACACTGTTATTCAATTTTCTTAAAATTTAAAGGTGGAAAAGGAGCTGCTACAAGTGGTGGTATTATTTTGTATTTAATGCCTAAACTTTTTCCTCTTGTAATTGCTTTATGGTTTTTTGCTCAGAAAATAAATCCTCGTTCTCCTAAAATTTTAACTTCTTGTATTCTGATATTTTTTATATTCCTTTTTATTTTTTACAAAACTTACTTTTTTCAACTTTTTATTTCTACCCTGATCCTTATTTTAGTTGGTGCTATTATCAATAAAGATGTAATTCAGGAAATAAAAAATACAAAAAGGATTAAAAATGGTAATCTGGAAAAGAAAAATGTATAGAATTTTTATGGGTTCAATTATTCCTTCAGTTTATTTATTCACAAATTCGTTATTCTTCTCTCTGATAATATGTTCTTTTTTTTTAACCCTACTTTTTTCTCTTGAATTTGAAAGATGGAAAAATCCAGGTGTATGGGATTATGTTTTAAGAAAGTATGGTAGAATTTTTAAAACACCCCCTGGAAAATTAACTGGTGATACCTATTTTATGCTTGCCACTTTCATAATTTTACTTTTTTTCAAAAAAGATATTGCAATATCTTCTTTATTTTTCCTTATTTTTGGTGATGCAGGAAGTGGAATTCTTGGAAGTAAATATGGTAAAACAAAAATTTTTCCAGGTAAAACTCTTGAGGGGTTCATAGGAGGAATTATTTTTAATTTGATAATTGCTTTTTTTCTTCATAATTTTTTGAATTTACCATTTTATATTTTATTATCAGGAGTTTTAATATCTTCAATTGTTGAAATTTTGCCTCTTAAAATAGATGATAATCTAACAGTAGGAATTATAACTGCTTTTTTTATGAATATATTAAATAACTTAATATGAAAAAAGGAATTGCTCTTTGTGGTGGAG includes:
- the metG gene encoding methionine--tRNA ligase; protein product: MKFYITTPLYYVNAEPHIGHTYTTVAADCLARFYRMKGFDVFFLTGTDEHGQKIYETSKKEGLTPIELADRVSETFKNMWKKMNISYDRFIRTTEKQHEEVVKKVFKKLLEKGDLYKGEYRGYYCIHCESYVNVENENQPLCPDCKRPVSEISESSYFFKLSKYQKLLENMIETTEFVKPDFRKNEVLNFIKNGLSDISITRKNVLWGIESPTEEKYTIYVWFDALLNYLSGIGYLYDETTFKKYWPADVQLIGKDIMRFHHIIWPAILFALELPQPKKIFAHGWWISGKEKISKSKGNIISPEYFIKEYGVDPFRFFLLREVPFGLDGEFSEENFKKRYNSDLVNDFGNLLNRSLNLIEKKFGNYIPEGEPDREIMEISEITYKNFSEKLENISFSEGIEEIWKLVVFLNKYLDEKAPWRDSSDSEKTIISIFYGIRNLLIFLYPFIPQTCEKMIEMLGLNKKEIEKFDNLKIKYQGRVKIGKREIVFYRKK
- the ricT gene encoding regulatory iron-sulfur-containing complex subunit RicT — protein: MDRIAEVEIRKVEKNLYFKLHSEVDVKVKDFVLVEYTQGTVDYGKIYKIFEPKTIFSPTISGKVLRKLNEKDFIIIQENNEKRKEAFNICLEKVKSYNLPMRLIDADFSYDKTKVTFYYWADGRIDFRKLVRDLAKIFNCRIEMRQIGLRDEAKIKGGYGICGRELCCITFLKQFESITMRMVKNQKLPLDMNKITGLCGRLLCCLNYEDEFYKKEKVEKK
- a CDS encoding O-antigen ligase family protein, which encodes MKKKEIINKIYCYILSSLIFCRFLFDGITYPKFNLFFTISIFLLFIVFTLLNFQKLEFTYVEVLILLFSFFSIISSFLSEIKGTGIRYNSYIVSYLCLFFLVRNIFRDKEKSVLIYIILFTVFTLTLYGIYQRFWGIEATRKYLQSQESLEQNPEILKYLSPTFFDRMESNRIYSTFVYPNIYASFLISIMPFLFFLFLNEDKKYFKIFSVLLFLLCFINLIFTESMGGLLIFLFISHIILLQLLLNEKKFKRILTFLIFFEFLFLYLGYHFKVLPHIHSLLDRITYWKGSMKIIQKNIFMGVGPENFRYYFLKYKSPEGLEAAHAHNFLIETFAENGFIGVIFLMSFLFIIILNPLKERKKDFLSNGVFYLLLTFFLHNLIDFDFSDPSVAILFFIFGGFYEYKDKFKIKGLTKPLLCFIIILYAFNIFELSKFENSERYRRYSEIEENLDVKLYLLDYAENQYNKNFEVYFEKGNLYTYMWRLTEKDEFFEQAILNYEKSIHLNPYLVKSYRRLAYIYESKGNYEKAEEMYLKVLEKYPNKKLYNLEIAKFYKKIGNEDKFKYYFQKAKQLKEVTIEEKLIIEEVEKWIELQK
- a CDS encoding dihydroorotate dehydrogenase, with amino-acid sequence MGIKKLKVELGKIKLDSPIIMASGTFGYGTEKLDFIDFEKIGAITTKTITYQPWSGNPQPRIYETYSGMINNIGLQNPGVFYFTKNILPFIRKKFKRVFVSITGRSEKEFIDIIKILNKENIDAIELNLSCPNFEKNQKMISQDANLTHKLIKKIKNETDIPLIAKLSPNVTDITEIAIAAQEGGVDILALINTVRGLGVDIKKMRVINGGLSGSSIKPIGLKCVYEVYKVVDIPIIGIGGITEGRDAVEYFLSGASAVGIGSGLFTNTKIIDEVIESLREFLKKTGKENLKEITGLLNEKKGNHK
- a CDS encoding dihydroorotate dehydrogenase electron transfer subunit, with the protein product MKSEICKIIKNIELTENFYLLEIENKFQDVFLPGNFIHIKIENNFLRRPFSVAKYTKNSISIIYKVVGIGTEKLSKKRKNDFLDVLGPLGNSFPVFKNKKVALIGGGTGVAPLIFLSEELKKINEVYFFYGARNKNQIFFDLLPAGINYIFSTDDGSFGEKGNIFTVFKKYNSFEILYGAGPEPLLKKISLYSDRLPVFISLENYMACGMGLCYGCVVKVKENKEWEYKRVCKDGPVFDGKKIIWE
- a CDS encoding Gfo/Idh/MocA family oxidoreductase, with the protein product MDIKIGFIGCGGIARAHMLRLSKIEGVKFSGMCDTDENAARECAKIYGGNVYTDFKNMFENEKIDACFICVPPYAHTGQEEECIERSIPFFVEKPIHLNLEKAEEIAKKIENKKLITSVGYVLRYFDIIEKMKKLTETEKIGIVRGRYYGEVPGAGRKRWLIKKDMSGGQLIEQATHTVDLMRYFCGDVEEIYAYKFEGINNKIFKEYDVEDGLTMILKFKNGIIGNLTCTWLWKGFESDIEIIGKDVIFFYKGNTIEINKGDRSEKYISNVDPMYQEDFAFIKSVWEKNPELIKSDYKDALKTLKITLKAHDSILKNQPVKL
- a CDS encoding glycerol-3-phosphate acyltransferase, which encodes MKVIIFVIFSYFVGSISFAYLFTYFLTGQDIRTIGTGNPGAANVARTLGKKWGIIVWLADTIKGVFPMFLANKYGITNFILLTLIGSSAVIGHCYSIFLKFKGGKGAATSGGIILYLMPKLFPLVIALWFFAQKINPRSPKILTSCILIFFIFLFIFYKTYFFQLFISTLILILVGAIINKDVIQEIKNTKRIKNGNLEKKNV
- a CDS encoding phosphatidate cytidylyltransferase, with protein sequence MYRIFMGSIIPSVYLFTNSLFFSLIICSFFLTLLFSLEFERWKNPGVWDYVLRKYGRIFKTPPGKLTGDTYFMLATFIILLFFKKDIAISSLFFLIFGDAGSGILGSKYGKTKIFPGKTLEGFIGGIIFNLIIAFFLHNFLNLPFYILLSGVLISSIVEILPLKIDDNLTVGIITAFFMNILNNLI